The following proteins are encoded in a genomic region of Sulfurimonas sp. HSL3-7:
- the queF gene encoding preQ(1) synthase: protein MKREDEVSQLGSETTQYHYTYAPELLETFVNAHQENDYWVTLNADEFTALCPVTNQPDFGTLIINYIPDIKMVESKSLKLYLFSFINSGEFHEDVVNKIGKDLVALMAPKYLEVIGLFYPRGNISIHPAYSYSNGEAKYAEIEQYRFMNRNLNPQRIG from the coding sequence GATGAAGTCAGCCAGCTTGGCTCGGAAACCACTCAGTACCACTATACTTATGCCCCTGAACTGTTGGAGACGTTTGTCAATGCTCATCAGGAGAATGACTACTGGGTCACGTTAAATGCCGATGAGTTTACCGCTCTGTGCCCCGTCACCAATCAGCCTGATTTTGGTACACTGATTATTAACTATATCCCTGACATCAAGATGGTTGAGAGCAAGTCCTTGAAGTTGTATCTTTTCAGTTTCATCAACAGCGGCGAATTTCATGAAGATGTCGTCAACAAGATAGGCAAAGACCTTGTGGCATTGATGGCACCGAAATATCTTGAAGTCATCGGTCTGTTTTACCCCCGCGGTAACATCAGCATACATCCCGCTTACAGCTACAGCAACGGTGAAGCGAAGTACGCAGAGATAGAACAATACCGGTTCATGAACCGAAATCTGAACCCGCAACGTATAGGATAA
- the ilvD gene encoding dihydroxy-acid dehydratase: MRSDTIKRGFDKTPHRSLLRATGLKDEDFDKPFIGVANSHIDIIPGHFFLQEYGRIVKEAIREAGGVPFEFNTIGVDDGIAMGHDGMLYSLPSRELIADSIETVMNAHKLDAMICIPNCDKIVPGMLMGALRVNVPTIFVSGGPMQAGHKKDGTPIDLATAFEAVGQHAEGNMSDEELYEIECEACPSGGSCSGMFTANSMNTLCEAMGVALPGNGTVLAMTPERIAMVKEAAKRIVEMAKSEDPKWKMRNILNEDAIHNAFVIDMAMGGSSNTVLHLLSIAKEAEVDFDITNINKIGQQVAHIAKISPSLSTVHMDDINRAGGVNAVMKEVSRRGDVLRTNVMTVTGETLAERIKDAEIKDTSIIHTNENAFSPVGGLSILFGNLAEEGAVVKTAGIAPGMRQYKGTAVCFNSQQEAIAGIMSHKVKAGNVVVIRYEGPKGGPGMQEMLAPTSLIMGMGLGESVALITDGRFSGATRGASIGHVSPEAAEGGMIGLIEDGDEIEIDVDSHLLQLNVDAEELERRRIHFTPVKKEIPSKWLKRYSLLVSNASNGAALKTEL; the protein is encoded by the coding sequence ATGCGCAGTGATACTATTAAACGCGGGTTCGACAAAACACCTCACCGTTCGCTTCTTCGTGCGACGGGACTGAAAGATGAAGATTTTGACAAGCCGTTCATCGGTGTAGCCAATTCGCACATCGACATTATCCCAGGCCACTTCTTTTTACAGGAGTACGGCCGTATCGTCAAAGAGGCGATCCGCGAAGCCGGCGGCGTGCCGTTCGAGTTCAACACGATCGGTGTTGATGACGGTATCGCGATGGGGCACGACGGGATGCTCTACTCTCTGCCGTCACGCGAATTGATCGCAGACTCTATCGAGACGGTGATGAACGCCCATAAGCTTGATGCGATGATCTGTATCCCAAACTGCGACAAGATCGTACCGGGTATGTTGATGGGCGCGCTCCGTGTGAACGTACCGACGATCTTCGTTTCGGGCGGTCCGATGCAGGCCGGCCATAAAAAAGACGGTACGCCGATCGACCTGGCGACAGCGTTTGAAGCGGTCGGTCAGCATGCCGAAGGGAATATGAGCGATGAAGAGCTTTATGAGATCGAGTGTGAGGCCTGCCCAAGCGGCGGTTCATGTTCGGGCATGTTCACCGCGAATTCAATGAACACCCTCTGCGAGGCGATGGGCGTAGCATTGCCGGGTAACGGCACGGTGCTTGCGATGACGCCAGAGCGTATCGCGATGGTCAAAGAGGCGGCCAAACGCATTGTCGAGATGGCAAAAAGCGAGGATCCGAAATGGAAGATGCGCAATATCCTGAACGAAGATGCGATCCATAACGCCTTTGTTATCGATATGGCGATGGGCGGTTCATCGAACACGGTGCTACACCTGCTCTCTATTGCCAAAGAGGCAGAGGTCGACTTCGACATCACAAACATCAATAAGATCGGTCAGCAGGTTGCGCATATCGCCAAGATCTCGCCGTCGCTCTCTACGGTGCATATGGATGACATCAACCGTGCAGGCGGTGTCAATGCGGTTATGAAAGAGGTGAGCAGACGTGGTGACGTTTTACGTACCAATGTTATGACGGTGACGGGTGAGACCCTGGCGGAACGCATCAAAGATGCCGAGATTAAAGACACCAGCATCATCCACACCAATGAGAACGCCTTCTCGCCGGTCGGCGGTCTCTCTATCCTCTTCGGAAACCTTGCTGAAGAGGGTGCGGTCGTCAAAACGGCCGGTATCGCACCGGGCATGCGTCAGTATAAAGGGACGGCAGTCTGCTTTAACTCGCAGCAGGAGGCGATCGCCGGGATCATGAGCCATAAAGTCAAAGCGGGCAATGTCGTTGTCATCCGCTACGAAGGGCCTAAAGGCGGACCGGGTATGCAGGAAATGCTGGCACCGACTTCGCTCATCATGGGGATGGGACTGGGCGAGAGTGTTGCGCTGATTACCGACGGCCGTTTCTCCGGTGCGACGCGCGGTGCAAGTATCGGTCACGTCAGCCCTGAAGCGGCAGAAGGCGGGATGATCGGGCTGATTGAAGACGGCGACGAGATCGAGATCGATGTCGATAGCCACCTGTTACAGCTCAATGTCGATGCCGAAGAGCTGGAACGCCGCCGCATTCACTTTACACCGGTCAAAAAAGAGATTCCGTCAAAATGGTTGAAACGCTACAGCCTGCTTGTCTCCAACGCCTCGAACGGTGCTGCTTTAAAAACTGAATTATAA